The genomic interval ACGCGAAGGTGCGCGAGCAGTTCGGTCAGCCGATCGGCTCGTTCCAGGCCATCCGTCACAAGTGCGCCGAGATGCTGGTCGAGGTCGAGAACTCCCACTCGGCCACGTACTACGCCGCCTGGGCGCTCGACGCGCGCGCCGAGGACCACGTGCTGGCCGCCTCGGTGGCCAAGGCCTACGTCAGCGACGCCGCGCGCAAGGTGTGCGGGGAGTCGATCCAGGTGCACGGCGGCATCGGCTTCACCTGGGAGTACGACCTGCATCTCTACTTCAAGCGCGCCAAAGCGCTCGAGCCGATGTACGGCGACGCCGACTACCATCGCGAGCTGATCGTCCGCCACGTCGCCGGATGACGCCCCGCGCCCCTCGCGCCCGCCCCCTGGCGCCTCGACCGACGGAGCCCCGGGCGCCTGGCGGTCTCCAGCCGCGGACCGAGGCGAACCCGGGTCGCCGCTAAATGTCCGCTCCGGCCCTCGACGGAATCCGCGTCGTCGATCTCACCAGCTACATCGCCGGCTCCTACGCCGCGATGATGCTGGCCGATCTCGGCGCCGAGGTCGTCAAGGTGGAATCGCTGACCGGCGATTCCTTCCGTGAGCTGCCGGGCTTCTTCGGCTGGAACCGCGGCAAGCGCTCGATCGCCGTCGATCTCAAGACTGCCGAGGGCCGCGCGATCGTCGAGCGCCTGGTGGCCCGCGGCGACATCGTGATGGAGAACATGCGGCCGGGGGTGGCGGACCGACTGGGCGTCGGGTACGAGCGCCTCAGCGCCATCAACCCCCGGCTGGTCTACTGCTCGATCACCGCCTTCGGCTCCACCGGACCGTACACGGATCGGCCGGGCTTCGATCCGCTGCTGCAGGCCATGAGCGGCGTGATGGCCCTGCAGGGGTTCGGGGGGCCGCCCCAGTACGTGCGGATCGCCATCACCGACTACTACGCGGCCACGCTCGGCTGCCAGGCCGTCCTGGCCGCCCTGTTCGTTCGCGAGCGGGCCGGCCGCGGCCAGCGGGTGGAGACGTCGCTCCTGCACGCGGCGATCGCGCTACAGTCGGGGAACTTCGTGGACTACGCCGGCAAGCAGCACATCTTCCGCGACAACCCGACTTACAGGCTCTATCAGGCCGAAGATGGGCAGTGGTTCTTCCTGGCCTGCGGCAACCAGACGTTCTGGGTGAAGCTCTGCGCGGCCCTCGGCCTCGCGCACCTCGCCGACGATCCGCGCTTCGCCTCCTGGCTGCTGCGCCTCGACAACCGCGAAGCCCTGCTCCCGCTGCTGGAGAAGACGTTCGCCAGCCAGCCGCGCAGTCACTGGCTGCAGGTGCTGGCCGCCCACGACATCCCGGCGGCGCCGGTCCAGACGCTGCTGGAGTTCATGGACGATCCGGGGGTACGCCACCACGACATGCTCCACCTCTACGACCATCCTGAGGTCGGCCGCCTCCGGCTGATGGGTCAGCCGCTCGTGTTCTCCCAGACGCGCTCGAACGATCCCGGCCCGCCACCGACGCTCGGTCAGCACACCGACCAGGTCCTCCGCGAGGTCGGCTACGACGGCGCCGCCATCGCCGACCTCCGCGCACGGGGGGTGATCAAGTAGATGGTCTACGAGACGATCCGCTGCGAGACGACCGACGGCGTGGCCACGGTCACCCTCAACCGGCCCGACGTGCTGAACGCGATGAACCAGGCGATGCGCGGCGAGCTGGGGCGCTGCTTCGCCGGGCTGGGGGACGACGACGACGTGCGGGCCATCGTCGTCACCGGCGCCGGCCAGCGCGCCTTCTCGGCGGGCGCGGACATCCGCGAGTTCGCCGAGCCCCAGCCGCCCGTCCGCTTCCGCGAGCAGCGCCGGCGCCTCGACTTCCGCCAGGCCATGGACCGGTGCGCCCAGCCGATCATCGCCGCGATCAGCGGCTACGCGCTGGGGGGCGGGCTCGAGCTGGCGCTGGCCTGCGACATCCGCATCGCCGGGGAGGACGCCCAGCTCGGCCTGACCGAGATCAACCTCGCCATCATCCCGGGCGGCGGCGGTACCCAGCGGCTGCCGCGTCTGGTGGGGCGCGGCAAGGCGCTCGAGATGATCCTCACCGGCGCCCGGATCGGCGCGGCGGAGGCGCTCCGGATCGGGCTCGTCGAGCGCGTCGTGCCCGCCGCCGAGGCGCTGACCCACGCGCTGGATCTGGCGCGCGCGATCGCCCACAAGGCGCCGGTGGCGCTCCGCTACGCCAAGGAGGCGGTCGTGAAGGGGCTCGAGCTGCCGCTGGCCGACGGCCTCCGGCTGGAGAACGACCTGGCGACCCTGCTCCGCACCACGGAGGACCGGCTGGAGGGCGCCCGGGCGTTTCTCGAGAAGCGCAAGCCCCGCTGGACCGGCCGCTGATGCCCTTTGCGTACTACACGCGTCTGAGCCGGAGCAAGCAGGCGATCTATCGCAAGAGCGACAGCATCACGGAGGTCCGGCTGCCCCGCCCCCGCGACCTCCAGCCGCTCGTGCGCGAACTGGCCGCCGCGCTCGCCGCGGAGAACCGGACGCTCACGCAGGCGGCCAGCGACCGGCTGATCCGCGCGCTCACCGCCGCGCTCGAGATGCCCCCGGTGAGGGTCGAGGTCCTGGCGGCACGCCCCCACGCCCGCTGGGGCGAGCTGCACGGCCTCTACACCGCCGACCGCGGCCAGATGCCGAAGATCCAGCTCTGGATGCGGACGGCCAAGCAGCGGCGCGTCGTCGCCTTTCGCACGTATCTGAGGACGCTCCTGCACGAGGTGGGGCACCACATCGATTACACGCTCCTGAGGCTCCGGGATTCCCTGCACACCGAGGGTTTCTACAAGCGGGAGTCGAGCCTGTTTCACCAGCTCGTCCACGAGGAGACGACCACGATGCCGACGATGGAAGAGTACGCCAAGCAACCGCTCGAGCAGCGCCTCTCGCGCCTGGAACGCACCGCCGACGAGCTCGCCGCCGCCATCCGCGACCGCAGCGAGGCGGTCCTGTCGCGGCGACCCGATCCCCAGAACTGGGCGGCCAAAGAGGTCATCTGTCACCTCCGCGACACCGAGGAGTCGTTCATGGCCCGGTTCGAGCAGATCCTGGCCATGGACGAGCCGAAGCTCCTCGGCATCAACCCCGATCGCTGGGCGGAGGAGCGCCAGTACCTCAGAAACGACGCGGGCGACGCGCTGACGGCCTTCCGCAAGCGCCGCGCGGAGACGCTCGCCTTCTTGACGAAGCTGACCCCCGAGCAGTGGCAGCGGGGCGGCGTCCACGCCACGCGAGGTCGCATCATGGTCGGTGACTTCGTCACGCTGATGGCGTGGCACGACGACAACCACCTCGACCAGCTCAAGCGCGCGCTCGAGGGCAAGGCCTAGCGAAGAGCCGCCGGCTCGCCGACCGGGCCCGCCCGGGGACCGGCTCGGGCGGCATGCCGGACCGTTCGGGCAATTTTCCGCCGCCTCCACCGCGGTATCGGTCCGCCCTGCCACCTAACTGTCCGTTTTCCCCGCGCATCGACACCTGGCATCGGCCGTGCGTATACGCGGAGCCAACCGGCGTGTCCGCAGACAAGTGAGGCGGGTGCGACGGATCTCATTGGGCAGGCGGTGGAGGGCGGCATGAAAGGATCAGCGACGTTCTCTGATCGCACGTACGTCGTGGTCGCCGGCCTGGTGGTCGTCGCGCTGGTGATCGCGCTGGCGATCGCCGAAGCGATGGGAAGCGAACCAACGCCGGTCGCGGGGATGGACGCGCCCTGGGCGGATTACATCATCGCCGTGGACGAGGCCCTCGCCGCAAAGGATCTTGCGGCGGCGCGGTGGGCGCTCCAGCGCGCATACGGCGCCGCGCTGGGCAGCCGCCGATGGGAGGGGATGATCGACGTCGGGGACGCCGCGGTCCATCTCGGCGACGTGCCCCGGGCCCGGAACGCCTACCTGGCGGCGCTCTTCCGCGCCCGCAACCAGCGGTCGCTCGAGGGCGTGCTGCGGGCGGCGGAGGCGTTCGCCACGCTCGGCGACCGCCAGGTGGCCGAGCAGTGTCTCCGCGTCGCGCAGGAG from Candidatus Methylomirabilota bacterium carries:
- a CDS encoding CoA transferase, whose translation is MSAPALDGIRVVDLTSYIAGSYAAMMLADLGAEVVKVESLTGDSFRELPGFFGWNRGKRSIAVDLKTAEGRAIVERLVARGDIVMENMRPGVADRLGVGYERLSAINPRLVYCSITAFGSTGPYTDRPGFDPLLQAMSGVMALQGFGGPPQYVRIAITDYYAATLGCQAVLAALFVRERAGRGQRVETSLLHAAIALQSGNFVDYAGKQHIFRDNPTYRLYQAEDGQWFFLACGNQTFWVKLCAALGLAHLADDPRFASWLLRLDNREALLPLLEKTFASQPRSHWLQVLAAHDIPAAPVQTLLEFMDDPGVRHHDMLHLYDHPEVGRLRLMGQPLVFSQTRSNDPGPPPTLGQHTDQVLREVGYDGAAIADLRARGVIK
- a CDS encoding enoyl-CoA hydratase-related protein, yielding MVYETIRCETTDGVATVTLNRPDVLNAMNQAMRGELGRCFAGLGDDDDVRAIVVTGAGQRAFSAGADIREFAEPQPPVRFREQRRRLDFRQAMDRCAQPIIAAISGYALGGGLELALACDIRIAGEDAQLGLTEINLAIIPGGGGTQRLPRLVGRGKALEMILTGARIGAAEALRIGLVERVVPAAEALTHALDLARAIAHKAPVALRYAKEAVVKGLELPLADGLRLENDLATLLRTTEDRLEGARAFLEKRKPRWTGR
- a CDS encoding DinB family protein, which translates into the protein MPFAYYTRLSRSKQAIYRKSDSITEVRLPRPRDLQPLVRELAAALAAENRTLTQAASDRLIRALTAALEMPPVRVEVLAARPHARWGELHGLYTADRGQMPKIQLWMRTAKQRRVVAFRTYLRTLLHEVGHHIDYTLLRLRDSLHTEGFYKRESSLFHQLVHEETTTMPTMEEYAKQPLEQRLSRLERTADELAAAIRDRSEAVLSRRPDPQNWAAKEVICHLRDTEESFMARFEQILAMDEPKLLGINPDRWAEERQYLRNDAGDALTAFRKRRAETLAFLTKLTPEQWQRGGVHATRGRIMVGDFVTLMAWHDDNHLDQLKRALEGKA